aaaataaaataaaactcaatgcagccaagattacaAGGATAGCAGGaaactggaattttttttttaaacaagattctctgataaaggcctcatctctcaaatatataaggaacgaATACAATATTAATACAATTTAAACCCCATTgataatggtcaaaggatatgaaaagtttttaaatgaagaaatcaaacctatagacatttttaatgctttaaaacactataaattagagaaatgcaaattaagacaactccaaggtattatctcacatctatcagatctGCTAacttgacagaaaaagaaataataaattttggaggggatgtgggaaaatctGGACACTAAGgtattgttggtagaattgtgaacaaattcaaccattctgaagagctatttggaactatgccaaaaggctataaaaccaTGTATACTctctgacccagcaatgccactactaggtatgtatcccaaagagatttttaaaaataaaaagggaagaaacctatatattctaaaatatttataacagctcaaGCTCTGGTAtactaatttaaatttaatttattttgttacattgCAAATTCCAACCTATTTCCAATACTCCTCTCCACCCCAATCAATAGAAGGCTCAATCAATAGAAGACAAAGATGTGTGTGTAAAATCATAACATACAtacttctatttatcagttctttctctggaggtaagtatccagttattcttcaaacaatccATTCctaacatatataatattcttttggttctgctcattttgctcttcattatttcatgctagttttttttcatatttttctaaaattcaaccttcttattctttcttaaaactcagtagtattccatcatgataaTATACCACAAtctttttagtcatttcccaattattGAATATTGCTTCAATTTTCActtctttcccatcccaaagggagttgctattaatattttagagcatgtagattcttttcctttttccttgatcatctcAGGAAATGGATCTAATAGGAGTATTGCTAGGACGAAagttatacacagttttataactctttgggcataattccagattactctccaaattggttggatcaattaataGTTCTACCAACACTGTATCAGTGTCCCCGCCTTTCCACATCCCTCCCAACATTTGTAATTcccaataatccaagacaattctgaaacacctatgatgaaaaaatggtattcacttccagagaaggaactgatttAATCTGAATGcattttgaagtatatttttagctttctttttcttgattgttttttgcctttttttcatcttttacaacatgacttatatggaaatatgttttgcatgactgtaaTATTTAACCTTTATTAAATTGCTTGCGTTCTCaatggtgggggagggaagagaggatgggagagaatttagaattcaaaattgtaaaatgaaggttaaaattattttttcatgtaattgggaaaaataaaatactaaaatattaaagaaaaataaattgaagtccTTTCAAAACTCTAAAGACAATGAGGAGGCAGTACTGTGAAAACTCAAACTGTAGCCAGAGTAGCAATTTATTAAAACGATCTCAATCCAgattcaaaacagaaaaatatatctGTAGAAAAGTCAAGGAGATTTAGAAATGCTCACAGCAATTCAGGATACAAACTACAAGTGAAGGTATTCTTTATTTGACAAGAACTTCTGGGTAGAATGGAAAGCATTTGGCGAAAATTGATCTAGATTAGCATCTTATACTTTATACTCTAATAAATTCAAAACCACTAAACAATATAAATATGGATAAGGGGAATCATTCATAATCAggcaagggaaagaagagagcctAATAGTCAAAAATGATAATATTCATTACATAAAATGTTAAAGTGTTTGCATATATAAATTGATAAAACTACAAACATAAGAAAATTcataaaatgtagaaaattttcacattaaatatttatttaaacctGACACCTAAAATCTatagaaaacagataaaaaaccATTCCttaatacttttatatatatacatgtatatatacacatagtatgtatatacatttgcatgtgtgtatatgtatattatgtgtgtatgtgtatgataCACACATTTTTAAAACTGTAAGCTATAAattgtcatgtgaaaaaatttCATAAATCCCTAATAATAGAAAAGATTAAGTTAAAATGACAATAAGCTTTTGTTTCGTACTCATCAGATTTAAAAGGTGGTAAAAGAAATAGCCAATACAGGAGGAATGTAGGAAATCAGGAACACTAAAAGCTGTTATACTTGTCAATCTGTCCAACAACccaaaaatttgagtaattcattttgaacTAAGTGAGAAAGTCAATAaacttttaatatctttttacaTTAGGTATAAATGCCAAGGAAGCAAATGAAAGAaagatatatgtaatatatgccaAAATAGCATTCTTTATAGTACagtagtaaaaaagaaaaagacttttccAAATGGAATCAATATTCATCAgttaggaaatggctaaaaatAACTGTTATGTGAGAATGTAATGTAATTTTATCATGATGTTCATAATAGCTAATGTGAGAAACTCAGAGAAACATGAGATTTGTTTGAAGTGGtacacatttttaaataaaagaacagtctttacaataatataaatgaaaaggacTCTAAAAGGAAGTCAAAGACTGAAGAACTGTCATGACCAATCTTTATCCTCAGAGAAAAGATTGGGAAAGACTTATGTTTCAGTAGAGCTGTAGCAGACTATGGGTGTGAAATGCTATATACTGTTTCTGGGACACAGGAAAAGTGTCAGTTGGTTTTTTatagttgtttttcattttaaaggggaaagataatggagAGATATCTGGAAATTTCTTTGATATAAAGTAAAGGCATGATGAAactatttttccagttttatagccccctttttttttttcaaaaaaaattgagtcccaaattctctatagattttacatgtgcaatcatgtaaaatgtttttccatattagtcattttgtgggagATCTCAAACAagcataaaaaagaagaaagtgaaatatagttttAGTGTGCAATTAGATTCAATTGTCCTTTCTCTAGGAGCAAATGGAAATTTTCATTATGAGtgtttggaattgtcttgaatcactaTATTGCTGATTCACATTTGTTTATCATAGAATATTgctattgtatacaatgttcttctggttctgttaacttcactttgcatcagttcatgttagtctttccaggttttctgaaactattctgcttgttatttcttatggcacgagtattccattatgatcatataccattacttgttcagtcattctccaattgaaggacatcccctcagcttccaattctttgctacataAGAGAAGCTGCTATAGTaacatactatttttaaaagaaatacaaaataatgcaaagtgaaaatAAGCCCCACTATACTAGGAATATGACAATTTcgtttaatttaaattaaatgtaaataaagTAAACTTGAAAAGGCACCAAAATGCTGGACAAATGAGATagtcaataataataacatgcaggaggcaactgggtagctcagtggattgagagtcaggcctagagacaggaggtcctaggttctgaCCTTAGGTCCTGACCttaaacacttcccagttgtgtgaccctgggcaagtcacttgacccccattgcctagaggtaagggttttaaaataataataataataataacatgctGCCAAAATTGAGTACATCTTTCTTTTcagttattatcattaatatgggaaggggggggagtTCCAGTTGGGGGGAGAAGTACTTGGGAAAGAGCTTATCTTGCAGAGTTGGTGGGAAATTTCTTTTGGgtcaaaacaataataattaggTGACATCTTTGATTCCTCATACTCATTCACCCCACAATCATTTGCCACAGCATTTCTCATACATGTCCCTGCTCTccaatcaaataagaaaatatttataaagtgcttaacccagtgcctggcacagagtagacactatataaatgtttatttccttccattcccCTCTCTAATTACCCAACCAATTCCCTAGTCCAATTTCAACTTGGACTGTTTCAATAGCCTTCTCATTAGAGTTCTGAAATAATTtctctccactccagtccatTCTTGACACAACTGCCAAGTAATTTTCCCTAAGATACAGGTCTGACAATGTTATCCACTGTtagaattaattgtggttgggactctgaatatatttatatatgtggtcgccacagatttaatttctaaatcccaaaataaattactaaagtaaatggaatttatggtagtttatttacaatatttataatagaaggaagatattaaggaatgagatagAGAAAATTCTGGCTTCTTTTGATACCAGTTGgaatttctaagccccaaccaggggaagagagtctcaagaagttgggcctttcctggaggtttcatgcctccagaaaggcagggtcactaagtcagcttttcactcaccaaccgagacagtcttaaagaagtctgggtgtctgccttcagcttgctcctccaagtcagtgcctGAATCTCTGAAcaaatgtccatcttcccttcagctctgagtgactgatccttcactccaagcctgggtgactgactgtcctcttcagtctttttttcctctatttttaaagatctttttctcttgtgtcacctcccctaaatttcatgtctaccaatcacagcagacacttttctccaggattgctgactctttagttctcaccttctctggttagattatatctttttgggttactcaatatctcttttgttaagttcaccttttgtagttacttaagacctttttgtgattaattcaccttttgtagttacttaacagctttttgtagttaaaatctaaaaatagattgtagcttacaattctagcttcactataaggaaaaactaagtaccttcattgttacaatcaggagattacaattttatcttcacaataaagaaaagagctaagtatcttcattgttacagtcaggagatagctaaatccaatcttcacaccaccCCCTTACCCCACTCCTCACTCAGTAATCTTCACAGGTTCCCTATTACCCCtaggatcaattcccaactcctcTGGCATTATCAGTTCTTCACAACTTTGTTGCaacctacttttctagtcttacatgttatttcccttctacacACCCTACCATCCAGCTAAGCCTTACTTGCTGTTCCTAAGACAAGTCATTCCCTTTTCTATCTCCACATCTTTGCCCTGGTTTTCATCTATGGCtttgattctatttttcttcaccTTGTCCCTTAAAATCCCTTACTTCCGTAGAGATTCAGCCCAAAGGTTACCTTCAGCAGATCTTTCCAAGTCGCACCTTCCCACCCTAAGATTTCCCTTCTCCTCTGCATATATCTTGCCTATAAAAGATATTCCCAAAGTCTTGGTGCATGTTCAGCTTTAATGGCTTGTAACTGTGTTTTGGAACTTAGTTGACACATCACTACCCTTAGAATGTGATCTTCTTAAGAGAAAACACTTTCATGTTAGTACTTGCATGTATACCCTTTAGAATAGAGCTGacaaaaatgataagaaaaataaatcttcaaaGGAATCAGATTCGTAGGACATTTTAAATCAATATCACTTTTATATTGGCAGAATTTATAAAATCTCGACATCTAGTAGTCACTTTGCATAGTTCcaaaatttaaaatggaaaaattcaactattaaaaaaaatattaagtatctGCTGTGTGCAAGGCACTGCACTAGATGTTGAGTATAGAAATGCAAAAATCAACAATGTCCTGCTCTTAGAAACGTACAGGGAAAGATTATAGCATCAACAGGGGAAATATAACATAAATAAGTATGCTACCAAAGGAGTTACATAGGAATAATAGCATAACGCAGAGCACTCAAGGAACTAAGCAAatgaattttcctatttttttctgcataaagTCCCTAGTTggataatttcatcaaagaagtACATTATGACATAAGTAAAAATAgctaaagaaaaatgattttgttacatttaaatattcttttcaatAGAACTCCcataaaaacacttttttaaaaaaaatcagctgcataagacaaaataaaaataatactaactATACATTttatgcaaattatttttaattaccaATAAGATTATTAGCAATATTTTCAAATGTACATATGCTACATAACTCTAAATGGATACAGTTTCACatatctttgaaaataaagtaATCAAGCTTTAAAAGTACTTTCTCTTTGGATCACTAAATTCACATCCAGACTTTATCATGTCAAAATTAACCTAATGCACattcagagcaaaaaaaaatgatttaaaaaagcaCTTGTAAATAATGTCACAAGCAGCAGCACAACAACTTTCATCTTCTATATTTTGTTCCATTTCAGTTCAGGTAattatggtcaatttttgttcaGCTCACTATACTAAAAGAGCCATTAATATAATTATCTGTCTTCTAATATACCTTTTCAAATGTTCAGAGGACATGGCTAACTACAGAGTACATACAGACACACAAAACAATGGCCATCATGGAGTTCACTCTAATGCtggctttttgttgtttttttacaaCCTTAGCATTCATCCCACTGGTACTGTGCCTCTCTATAATTGGCCCAGATGGTCATTAGACAATATTCATATTCTCTTGACAGAGCCTTTCCTGCCAGAGCCTATATTCTACTAGCCAGAGCTTTTGAGGACCCAGGGTTACCTCATGTCATGATGAGGCATCAGAGTATGTATCACTGACTAATTAGTGATTAATAATTAAATTGTCAGAACTCCAAAATAATTACAACTAGACATTGGAGGGATGCCTATCAGTTGGGAAAttgataaacaagttgtggcatgtgattgtgatagaatattactaCCTCAGAAGAAATATCAAGCAGATTAATTGTGGAAAAACATGGGAAGttctacatgaaatgatgaagagtgaaccaagcagaaccaagagaacattatattggTTAAATAAATATTGGTTAAGGAATGATTTAtatatgtccacttccagagaaataactgatagttttatatatacaaattttttttttcaaattatgacTTCTgtaatggggagggggagaagagaggcaaTAAACTAGGTATTCTAAtataacaaatgttttttttaaacatcctgGCAGCCCTAATCCTCTGCCTAATTACTAATAGATTGTCTTGTTTTTCTAGGTCTCCAAAGAGAAAAGATTCTACAACATGGTTCCTCTATTAACTAATCATtctgtaaaataattaatattaaattgagATTTTTTGTGAAATAACTTTCTCTTTAGCTCCTCCTGAAAAATCATCTGATTCTAAGCCGAGGTTAtagtttccccccacccccaagataTGGAGTTAGGTTGATATCTCCCTTCAATGTTTAGCTGGAAGGATAACAGGATTAGGGGCACGGTCCAGCAACACTAGACTCACTTGAAAGATTAAATCAGCACACTAGCTGCCAAGTTGGTCAACCAAGTGGCAGAACATGTTGGGAGTCTTCTGATCTCAATAAGGACATTCCCCTTCCTGTGATGAAAGATTGAGAGACGAGTTGGAGTTGGAGATATGTTGGGAGGCTCAGAGGAGGGACTGGATGATGAGGTCACAAGGGGTATATAAAACTTGCAGCAGAGTTCTCAAGTTCTCTCTTGCCCAGCTGCTCCTGTTTGGCTCATGTCTCTTTTGTCCCTCTTGTTCTCATTGGTGCCCATTTGGTTTGTGGAAAAATGTCTATTGGCTACTTTAGATTTTCTTGAGCAGTTAGTTAATAAACAAttctaaaattaagaaatattgccTCTCCAAAATTTCAATCATTACAATTCTTTTTATTGATACTTttccaattaacatttattttttttctccttctcactcccaccccactccctctgaaaaaagaaaacctttgtaacaaataagtatagTCAGACAAAACCAATTCTCATGTAGGCTATGACTAAAATGTGTGTCTTTCTACATATTAGTCCAATACCCTTCTGTCAGATGTCAGGAGGAAAGCATAGATcatcatcagtcctttggaatcaGTTGGTCATTGCTTTTATCAGAATTCCTAAGTTTTTCATAATTGttcattttcacattattttactAACTTACTCTAACATTAAATGTGATGAAgaatttattactatttttgGTCAAATCTTGTTCTAATTGATATGTGGAACTCCTAGGGAGAAAAATTCCTGTACTGATATATATCTGCATGTGTTTTGcaatttatactcttaaaaaattatttagaatactAAATTAAccttgttaagtgacttgcttagggtcacacattATGTCACAAATGGTATCTGAACCCTAACTCAAAGGCTTGCTCTTTATCTACTGCATCACATTAACTATCAACTACTGTTTCTCTGATGTAATTTCCTGTTCTCGATTTTAATTAATtagcatatattttctttttggggggtgcttttttataaatttgaaaaataaaaatgccttCTGGAACAAAATAATGTAATGGGAAGGGCAGAGGAGATTGTTCTGAATCAATATGATGGGTCTATTCTAAGTGGGGTGGATTTAacaatagagagaaggaaaagtccATCCCCTCAAAACAAGAGCTCTCCATCACATTGGTGGCCACATTTGATCACTAAGGATTACTCCAAAAAACATACAAATTACATTGGAAATCATGCTGCTTTTTATAAAATTGTTACTCTAACATAGACAAATTTCAAGGATCACATTTTGTGACTAGAGAAAGCATTAAAAGAGAGGCCTTTCAAATTTTTAGACTCAGGCTCTAGATGGAGTATGGATTGTCTAAGTCTGAATTTCCCCTGATATTAGATAATACTGGGGCAGTTTGTAAGCACCTAGTAGACCGACTTGATGCTATTTACATTTAGTTGTGAAACCCTATACTTTCCCATATGCCTCTTGCCAATTCAGCATGGACCCTCCTTTAAAAAGTTCAGTTTTGTTCTGCCCTAAACAGTGGACTGCCTCACCCCTTTCCCATTCAGATTATTCATAGATTTGACATGATGATTGACACTGTAGAAATCCACCTCCACTTCTGTGGAATCTATTCAAATTGCCCATTGCATGGTAAGCAGAACTACACTATGATCTGGATGAAACTGTGCAGTATAATTGGAAGTAGATATTGGGAATTATAGGTGGACAAAAGTCTTTCTGTTTATGAACATGCTGCACATATACAACACAAATAATAgcaaggtttttttccccttttgtaggACAGAGGCAGGGCTGAAGATGAGAAAATAAGGTGCTTTAGAGCTCTATGGAAGTCATGTTATCAGAACTTTTTGTGACTATTTTGAGCATAGTCCATTAAAACTTGCTACCAGGGAAATATTTACCATATTTCAGGATATCCTCCATCTCTAAGTGATGGTTCTGGTTACTATCTTCAAATGGTATCATCTACTTCATTGAGGAGTAAATTCATTTATAGTAATACATTCCAtgtatttctctacttctttcaTGGTGACAATTacttcttcagtctttttttctttcacctaATCATCACCAATGTCCTACATCTGTTGGTTTTCAATTTTACCCACAAGTAGGGAAACAAGCtgacaaaaacttttttatcaCCATCCCAGTCCAAGGCCAGGCTTTAGCATCCCCCTATTAAGTTCTGAATGAACAAGTCCTCACTTAACAGTAGGTCAGCAATTTTTGAGGTCAAGAACTTCAGATGTTTCTTCATCAATTTTcagttcctctttttttttttaatcttttctgggACCTCTTTTTATCATGGTTTTTGCTTGGCAAAAACTTCACTTTATATTCATCCCAAGACACATGGTTATCACTATCATCATTAACTTTGAAATGCATCTAATTTTCTTTACCAACTTATTCTTTGGCTTTCTCCATGATCTATCATTGCCTTAATGAGCTATCATTTGCTTTAATCTTTTTGTCAAAAAGACTACTTGTCTGGCTTCCTGACAATGCCCAAGAGTAAAAACTGGATAAGCATATATTTCAGCTAGGTAGGTGGAGAGactgctgggtctggagtcagtaagactcattttcctggccTCAAATCTGCCCTTAaaaacttaccagctgtgtgatcctgggcaggtcactcaaCCCTCTTTTCCTCGGTTTCCTCGCccgtaaagtgagctggagaaggaagtgccaaaccactccagcatatttgctaagaaaaccccaaataggtgaaaaataaagtatatacaatattcaGCACCTACTCTATGAAAAGCACAGGGCTAGGGGTTaaagataaaagacaaaagagaaaaacagtcCTGGTGCTCAAGGAACACCAGTTCTATTGAtacaacatgtacacatataagaaaacataataatagctatcatttatatagggctttaaggtttagaaagcactttacaaatgtttctCATTTGAGCATCACAACAATCCTGTTAGGCAGATGttataattatccctattttccaGATTCCCTTCTTCTGACCAGAGTGCTTAGGACTAAACATCTAAATTAGAGAATCATGTTGACAGACTGAATCTATTCAGCCATCCAGAGTTTGAAGGTTCTGTCATAGGAACAAGTGGCTATAAGCTGACCATCAGAGGAAATGTCTAAACCCATCACTTTCCCCTCATGGCCAGCCAGGGTCTTCAGTGGGGACCAACCAGGATGTGTCCAGATCTTGGCTGTGTTGTCATAGGCACCAGTGAGTAGGAAATTCCCATGGATAGGCTCAAACTTGACTCCAGTTACCAAGTTCTGGTGGGCAGGAATGGTGTAGACACAACGCCTCTGCCGCAGGTCCCACACTTTGCATGTATTGTCACCACTGCCAGTTGCAATATGGTATCCATTTGGTGAAAAGTTGATGCCGTAAATCTCCTTCAGGTGGCCTTCTAGGAACATGATGCATCGTCCTGTGCGGAGGTCCCATACACGACCAAAGGCATCTAGTCCCCCAGTGCCAGCTAAAGAACCATCCTGGTGGAAGGCAATATCATATACTCCCATGCTGTGGCCCTCCTGGTGTAGAATTTCTTCCTGGGCCTCCAAGTCCCATAGGCGCCAGGATCGATCATAGCACGTAGTGCCCAGAAAACGTCCTGAAGGATGCCACATCACTCTCGCCACCCGTACTGAATGGCCTTCAATATCTGCAACTGGCTCATCACTCTCCAGACTCCACAGTTTTACGGACCCATCAGCAGCACAAGAAGCTAGGTTGACATCTTTCTTGTCCAAGGATACAGTGGATTTGGGGTGGAAAACAATTGCTCCTACATTAGTATTATGGCCTCTTAAGGTGTGCAAGAGGCTGCAATCAGGAACAGACCACAGTTTGCACAGTCCACTCCAACAAGCTGTGGCCAGTAGTTTGGAATTTGGACTGAAATTACAATAAGAGATGGGCCGATCATCTCCAATCTGGCTGCAGAAGTTATTCAAAGACCTAAGAGATTTGTGTAGTTCCTGCTTCTGTGATGTCCTAGATGTCTCTGGAATCTCTTTATGGAGACGAGCTTCTTCCAAGCGCTTCATTGCCCTTGGTAGTGAATAATTAGCAATCCATAACCTAGCAGTCTTAAGGTTGTTGGATCCTTCATGGTACCAAGTTTGTTGATACTCTTCTTTGGACTTTTTAgatttttcatcatcttttttggtctttttcaaGGCATCTGTGCCAACCACAGAGAGAAtatttctcagtctctctctccgtTCAGCAGGGCCCTCTCCAAAGAGTGTGATTGGTTCCTCCAAGGCTCGAAGGCAAGCCTTGACTTCTGAGTCATCGGTGGAGACATTGATTTGCCGAGCTCGTTTCCTTCGCTCAAACTCAGCCAACACTTCTGCTTGTCTTTCACTGATATGTTCTTCAATTTCAAACACCTCTCCAGAAGTTATGTTAATATTTCCAGCCTCAATTCCAGctttaattccttcttttcccaacaACCCCGACTCCCCTCTTGCAAGAcgctctttctccttctcttccaaaCTGCCATAATAGATATGAGGCTTCTTTACCACAGGGGAAGCTGTGTCTTCAGGAGTCCTGGTAGGGGTTTTGGTCGCCGTTGCCGAAGCTCTAGAAGAAGCCATGTCCGAGGTGGGAGTCTCAGTCACAGAGAGAACAAAAGACTGCCACAGAAGAAGCGGCCAAAAAAGCGTTTACTCCAGGCCGCGGAGACCGGAAACTTCGAACAATACCGGAAACTGCAACATAACCGGAAACTACAGGAGTCAGCTAACCCGCGCAAAGCAGAGTGGGGATTGTAGTCAGCATCCAGGAGTTACTCCGCTCCAGCTATAACAGTTAGACGCGGAGCATTCTGGGAGTAGTAGTCAATAGAAACGGAAAGGGAAGGAGCTATGAGGGGTTCTGGGAACTGTAGTCTTTCCGGCCAAGCCTGTTGTAGGTAGGTGAGAGGGAGGAGGAACTGGGAAGGTACTTTTCTAACTGCGTTTCCTGTGAAGGATTCGCTACTAATAGTCTCCATTTCCCCCCCATCGTTTTCTGCTTTACCCGCTAGTGACACGACTCCCTCCACCACCTTACTGAAACTGAGGGAATACAGCTTAGTAGTTCCAGAGACAGAAAACCCCAGGCTTCCAAACCTACCACAGACACTTTCCAGCGGTGGgtatttcctttcctattctgATCAATTTCTTGTATTCAACCCTTTATCTCTATATCCACTGAAACACCCTCGGTCAGGGCAATATGCCTAGAATATGACATAATCTCctaccccttttttcttttttttagaagcTTCATTGGTTACCTTTTTGTTACTATTCCTTCCTGACACAACCCCTTGCTTAcagggaacataaaaaagaataCCCAGCATGGATCCCAAATGGAAACAAGTACGGAAGACCAAATTCCCAGGCAAATTTTCAGCATCCCATGTGAATTCAAGATGAAATGGACAGCAAAGTCCCTGGTAAATCGTCTGGGTTCTCCTGATTCATCCTTTAATTCTTAGTAGACCCTCTGGTGGTGTTACAGAGGTATGAAGCAGTGCCCACTCATGTACATGACTACACTTGTTAATTTACAAGCTGAAGTCTTGGGGGTCCCTTCCAA
This DNA window, taken from Monodelphis domestica isolate mMonDom1 chromosome 6, mMonDom1.pri, whole genome shotgun sequence, encodes the following:
- the LOC100011307 gene encoding U4/U6 small nuclear ribonucleoprotein Prp4-like; the encoded protein is MASSRASATATKTPTRTPEDTASPVVKKPHIYYGSLEEKEKERLARGESGLLGKEGIKAGIEAGNINITSGEVFEIEEHISERQAEVLAEFERRKRARQINVSTDDSEVKACLRALEEPITLFGEGPAERRERLRNILSVVGTDALKKTKKDDEKSKKSKEEYQQTWYHEGSNNLKTARLWIANYSLPRAMKRLEEARLHKEIPETSRTSQKQELHKSLRSLNNFCSQIGDDRPISYCNFSPNSKLLATACWSGLCKLWSVPDCSLLHTLRGHNTNVGAIVFHPKSTVSLDKKDVNLASCAADGSVKLWSLESDEPVADIEGHSVRVARVMWHPSGRFLGTTCYDRSWRLWDLEAQEEILHQEGHSMGVYDIAFHQDGSLAGTGGLDAFGRVWDLRTGRCIMFLEGHLKEIYGINFSPNGYHIATGSGDNTCKVWDLRQRRCVYTIPAHQNLVTGVKFEPIHGNFLLTGAYDNTAKIWTHPGWSPLKTLAGHEGKVMGLDISSDGQLIATCSYDRTFKLWMAE